A portion of the Algimonas porphyrae genome contains these proteins:
- a CDS encoding two-component system sensor histidine kinase NtrB, with protein sequence MSASLIEDWPFPMFQLEDRRVVFANLAAQEWTGDSLKKMRGRLICDVIKTDPGLAEQLEKSAALDAPLTTRGCSATLPNGASLTCHTTVYPVEGGFQGLSFWLAGPRPRSSQMGGPVVSGMGRMIAHELKNPLAGIKGAAQLLHDDVPSQEGKALLTLIGSEIDRIRRLADRMETLGDQDPDHLDSVNIHTVLRSARRIVQSAEPRLIFTERYDPSLPHAAGDADTLMQAILNLIRNAQDALSETENPEIELSTSFRTGVTGVAEDGGQGRHLPIQINVTDNGPGISDDFQDHIFQPFVSTKPDGQGLGLALVSKVAKAHGGLVEVRSRPGRTTFSILLPDNTETAS encoded by the coding sequence ATGAGCGCGAGCCTGATCGAAGACTGGCCGTTTCCCATGTTCCAGCTGGAAGATCGGCGCGTCGTCTTTGCCAATCTGGCGGCGCAGGAATGGACGGGCGACAGCCTGAAGAAGATGCGGGGCCGGCTGATCTGTGACGTGATCAAGACGGATCCCGGTCTGGCCGAGCAGCTGGAAAAGTCTGCCGCGCTGGACGCGCCACTGACGACGCGGGGCTGTTCAGCGACTTTACCGAACGGTGCATCGCTCACATGCCATACGACGGTCTACCCGGTCGAAGGCGGCTTTCAGGGTCTGTCCTTCTGGCTCGCCGGGCCACGCCCGCGCTCAAGCCAGATGGGCGGCCCGGTCGTGTCCGGCATGGGGCGGATGATTGCGCATGAGCTCAAGAACCCGCTGGCCGGGATCAAGGGGGCCGCGCAACTTCTGCATGACGATGTACCGTCACAGGAAGGCAAGGCTCTGCTGACGCTGATCGGATCGGAAATTGATCGCATCCGGCGTCTGGCGGACCGTATGGAAACGCTCGGCGATCAGGATCCCGATCATCTGGACTCGGTCAATATTCATACGGTGCTGCGATCTGCGCGCCGGATCGTGCAATCAGCGGAGCCGCGCCTGATCTTCACGGAACGCTATGATCCGTCCTTGCCACATGCGGCGGGTGATGCGGACACGCTGATGCAGGCCATATTGAACCTGATCCGCAATGCGCAGGACGCTCTGAGCGAAACCGAAAATCCGGAAATCGAACTCTCCACCAGTTTCCGGACGGGCGTGACAGGTGTCGCCGAAGATGGCGGGCAGGGGCGACATTTGCCGATCCAGATCAATGTGACGGATAATGGCCCCGGCATTTCCGACGATTTTCAGGACCATATCTTTCAACCCTTTGTTTCGACCAAGCCGGACGGGCAGGGGCTGGGGCTCGCGCTCGTCTCCAAGGTCGCGAAAGCGCATGGCGGCCTGGTCGAGGTGCGCTCGCGCCCCGGTCGAACCACTTTTTCCATTCTCCTCCCGGATAATACGGAGACTGCCTCATGA
- a CDS encoding sigma-54-dependent transcriptional regulator produces the protein MKYDVLLADDDDSIRLVLSKALTRAGHSVRATDNAQTLLKWAEAGHGDIILTDVMMDGREVFEHLPTIAEKRPKLPIIVISANNTVNTALKSGQHRVFEYVPKPFDLDEITSAVARAGQTVSPRRSKASQTRSLPMIGRSSAMQPVFRAVSRFAAANLPVLIQGPVGTGKDLVARLLHDGGPRKDRPFMRTADFDNTSLTLQKVNGGDLYIDEVAELSQAQQERLLAFLTESELIPAADRPRVICATRKDLREEVETGHFRDDLLFRINVAEIRIPPLADRDRDTVELAEAFLSQASPSRSRRFSTDALEVLHRHEWVGNVRELENIVRRLAVLYSDDVISADMVLQEFSKDIRSGRDDADGVDRFDRQLSLACRALLDGPDAEEGGSHYQTAMAWIERPLITEALRVTGGNRAKAADRLGIHRNTLRTRLKSLDLQ, from the coding sequence ATGAAATATGACGTGCTACTGGCCGATGACGATGACAGTATCCGGCTTGTCCTGAGCAAAGCCCTCACACGTGCGGGTCATTCTGTCCGGGCGACAGACAATGCGCAGACATTGCTCAAATGGGCCGAAGCCGGGCATGGCGACATCATCCTGACCGATGTAATGATGGACGGTCGCGAAGTGTTCGAACATCTGCCGACGATTGCGGAAAAACGTCCCAAACTGCCCATCATTGTGATTTCCGCCAACAATACGGTCAATACGGCGCTGAAATCCGGGCAGCACCGCGTCTTCGAATATGTACCCAAGCCATTCGATCTGGACGAAATCACCAGCGCGGTGGCGCGCGCCGGGCAGACTGTGAGCCCGCGTCGCAGTAAGGCGTCGCAGACGCGCAGCCTGCCCATGATCGGTCGATCGTCGGCTATGCAACCTGTTTTCCGAGCCGTATCGCGTTTCGCGGCAGCCAATCTACCCGTACTCATTCAGGGGCCGGTCGGAACGGGTAAGGATCTGGTGGCGCGGCTGCTTCATGATGGCGGTCCGCGCAAGGACCGGCCTTTCATGCGCACGGCCGATTTCGACAACACCTCGCTGACCCTGCAGAAGGTCAATGGCGGTGATCTCTATATCGATGAAGTCGCGGAGCTATCTCAGGCCCAGCAGGAACGGCTATTGGCGTTCCTGACCGAAAGTGAGCTGATCCCGGCGGCGGACCGCCCGCGTGTCATCTGCGCCACGCGCAAGGACCTGCGAGAAGAGGTCGAAACGGGCCATTTCCGCGACGATCTGCTGTTCCGGATCAATGTGGCGGAAATCCGTATTCCGCCATTGGCCGACAGGGACCGCGATACGGTCGAACTGGCCGAAGCCTTTCTGTCGCAGGCGAGCCCGTCGCGATCGCGTCGTTTTTCGACCGACGCACTGGAGGTGCTGCACCGCCATGAATGGGTCGGCAATGTCCGAGAGCTGGAAAACATCGTGCGCCGTCTGGCTGTGCTCTATTCTGATGATGTCATTTCCGCCGACATGGTCCTGCAGGAGTTCTCGAAGGATATCCGGTCCGGGCGCGACGATGCTGACGGTGTTGATCGCTTCGACCGGCAATTATCGCTGGCCTGCCGGGCTTTGCTCGATGGTCCGGACGCAGAAGAGGGCGGATCGCACTATCAGACCGCCATGGCCTGGATCGAAAGACCGCTGATCACGGAAGCGCTGCGCGTGACGGGCGGGAACCGCGCCAAGGCGGCGGATCGTCTCGGTATTCACCGCAATACGCTGCGGACACGCCTGAAATCGCTGGATCTTCAATAG
- a CDS encoding sensor histidine kinase, which produces MTDLIVAADPAFTRSSRDRTRPVPSPQGGRLPRVTRSAMFGVFFVSATVLTILGALLSFNPDETMVETAYTMLQANMVLIIGLALFLGYRVRKTLFVPDRGDAAPLLHRRFVIIFSFAALLPAIIIGAFSASLITQNISGLFGSDVQKNMEGARTVLSDYRDQEISQLASDASLVRQTLAERNFQLGDRISVTAELKLIARIRDLDALILLRDDGQVLAQAVGPRAPTFEVPRPSLLRGITSTSPQFLQNDETNYLISLVRLNAGSDTLLYAGRRLQSSSEVLSNIRGIDEASAQIDAFTANLSRMNRIFALTFIETAMLLLIAAIWLGLVLANRIIEPLSVLIAAAERVRGGDMTARVNVSGEWGEISDLGGAFNRMTQQLNNQRDELIREHDVSEQRRQFSEAVLSGVRAGVLGLTESGRITLINASAERLLGLSAEAALDRPITELLPEFAPAFARARESVTNTAEDQIAYDSNAGSINLDLRVASYRGARSDTGWVVTFDDMTRLVAAQRQSAWREVARRIAHEIKNPLTPIQLSAERLSRKYGRVLTEDRDVFDSCTQTIIRQVGSLERMVDAFSAFAQMPQPEFESVDLTNILADVLFEQGVAFPDISFKRNKAWPAELPTRGDERLLTQALTNIYKNASEAVLREADHRDESYKPHIDTAIHIEGDTVEIIVRDNGPGWPMADIDRLLEPYVTTREGGTGLGLPIVKRIVEDHAGTIALSNRSDGKRGAQVVVTLALETAEILQETAAE; this is translated from the coding sequence ATGACGGACCTTATCGTCGCAGCTGACCCCGCTTTTACCCGCTCCAGCCGAGACCGGACACGGCCTGTCCCATCACCGCAAGGCGGTCGTTTGCCGCGTGTTACCCGATCCGCCATGTTTGGCGTCTTCTTCGTGTCTGCCACAGTTCTGACCATTCTGGGCGCACTGCTGAGCTTCAATCCCGACGAAACGATGGTCGAGACGGCCTATACGATGCTGCAGGCCAATATGGTGTTGATCATCGGTCTGGCGCTGTTTCTCGGCTACCGCGTGCGCAAGACATTATTTGTGCCGGACCGGGGCGACGCTGCGCCGCTCCTGCATCGCCGTTTCGTCATCATCTTCAGTTTCGCCGCGCTGCTGCCCGCGATCATTATCGGGGCGTTTTCGGCCTCGCTGATCACGCAGAATATTTCCGGTCTGTTCGGGTCAGATGTACAAAAGAACATGGAAGGGGCGCGGACAGTCCTGAGCGATTATCGCGATCAGGAAATCTCGCAACTCGCATCTGATGCCAGCCTTGTGCGCCAGACACTTGCGGAACGGAATTTTCAGCTGGGCGACCGGATTTCGGTCACGGCGGAATTGAAGCTCATTGCCCGGATTCGCGATCTGGATGCGTTGATCCTGCTGCGCGACGATGGTCAGGTGCTGGCGCAAGCCGTGGGACCGCGCGCGCCCACCTTCGAAGTGCCGCGTCCGAGCCTGCTGCGCGGGATTACATCGACATCGCCGCAATTTCTGCAAAATGACGAGACTAACTATCTGATCTCGCTAGTGCGACTGAATGCGGGCAGCGACACGCTGCTCTATGCGGGGCGGCGACTGCAATCATCGTCCGAAGTTCTGTCCAATATTCGTGGCATCGATGAAGCCTCCGCGCAGATCGACGCGTTCACGGCCAATCTGTCCCGGATGAACCGGATTTTTGCCCTGACCTTTATCGAAACCGCCATGCTGCTCTTGATTGCGGCCATCTGGCTGGGGCTGGTTCTTGCCAACCGCATTATCGAGCCGCTCTCCGTGCTGATCGCCGCTGCAGAACGCGTGCGCGGAGGCGACATGACGGCGCGCGTCAACGTGTCAGGCGAATGGGGCGAGATTTCCGATCTGGGTGGCGCGTTCAACCGCATGACCCAGCAGCTCAACAATCAGCGCGATGAGTTGATCCGGGAGCATGATGTGTCCGAACAGCGTCGTCAGTTCTCCGAAGCCGTGCTGTCCGGCGTGCGCGCTGGCGTTCTCGGTCTGACGGAAAGTGGACGCATTACGCTGATCAATGCATCGGCGGAACGCCTCCTCGGTCTGTCTGCCGAAGCGGCGCTCGACCGACCGATCACGGAGCTGCTGCCCGAATTCGCCCCGGCTTTTGCCAGGGCACGCGAAAGTGTGACCAATACGGCGGAAGATCAAATCGCCTATGACTCCAATGCCGGCTCGATCAATCTGGATCTGCGCGTGGCAAGCTACCGCGGGGCGCGAAGCGATACGGGCTGGGTTGTGACGTTTGACGATATGACCCGTCTTGTCGCTGCTCAACGCCAGTCCGCCTGGCGCGAAGTCGCCCGGCGCATCGCGCATGAAATCAAAAACCCGCTGACGCCGATCCAGCTATCGGCTGAGCGGCTGTCGCGCAAATATGGTCGTGTGCTGACCGAAGACCGCGACGTGTTCGACAGTTGTACGCAGACCATCATTCGCCAAGTCGGCTCGCTCGAGCGCATGGTCGATGCCTTTTCCGCCTTCGCACAGATGCCACAGCCGGAGTTCGAATCCGTCGATCTGACCAACATTCTGGCCGACGTTCTGTTCGAACAGGGTGTGGCGTTTCCAGATATCAGCTTCAAGCGCAACAAGGCCTGGCCGGCGGAATTGCCAACGCGCGGCGATGAGCGCCTGCTGACGCAGGCCCTGACAAATATCTACAAGAATGCGTCCGAAGCCGTTCTGCGCGAGGCCGACCATCGCGACGAGAGCTACAAGCCTCACATCGATACGGCGATCCATATTGAGGGCGATACCGTCGAGATCATCGTTCGGGACAATGGGCCGGGTTGGCCTATGGCCGATATTGACCGCCTGCTCGAACCTTATGTGACGACCCGTGAAGGCGGAACCGGGCTGGGTCTGCCGATCGTCAAGCGCATTGTCGAAGACCATGCCGGAACGATCGCCTTATCGAACCGCAGCGATGGAAAACGCGGCGCGCAGGTCGTCGTGACCCTGGCGCTCGAAACCGCCGAGATTTTGCAGGAGACCGCAGCCGAATGA
- a CDS encoding sigma-54-dependent transcriptional regulator: MTMTARPICQQDILIVEDEADIRSLIAGILQDEGHETREASTSDEALAAVRARAPTLVILDVWLKGSSMDGIELLDMLKQSSPHLPVIIISGHGTVETAVSAIRKGAYDYIVKPFKADKLIVTVTRALEAARLRQENRELKGKAPSDDTLIGDSPHIAQLRQKIMRIASTNSRVLISGASGTGKELIARLIHRQSNRAAGPFKAVNAASMVPERVEEELFGVEGVDGVEKSGLLERAHKGTLYLDEVADMPLETQGKLLRLLVEQRFQRIGGRDDVQVDVRVITSSSRDLSELVNLGRFREDLFHRLNVMPLEAPSLCERRDDIPLLVDHFIGQLASSTGLPRRQIGPDAMAALQAHDWPGNVRQLRNNVERLLILATGDPTQPITLSTLPPEVSVVRGGQGPDDSERMIALTLRDAREHFERQYLQAQIDRFGGNISRTATFVGMERSALHRKLKSLGLNTSSGTSAAQADADS, from the coding sequence ATGACCATGACCGCCAGACCGATTTGCCAACAGGATATTCTGATCGTCGAAGACGAGGCTGATATTCGGTCTCTGATTGCAGGTATCTTGCAGGATGAGGGGCATGAAACGCGCGAGGCCAGCACCTCGGATGAGGCGCTCGCTGCCGTGCGCGCCCGCGCGCCGACACTCGTTATCCTCGATGTCTGGCTCAAGGGCAGCTCGATGGACGGGATCGAATTGCTCGACATGCTCAAGCAAAGCTCGCCGCACCTGCCAGTCATCATCATCAGCGGTCACGGCACGGTGGAGACAGCTGTTTCGGCTATCCGCAAGGGGGCCTACGATTACATCGTCAAACCGTTCAAGGCCGACAAGCTGATCGTCACAGTCACGCGCGCGCTCGAAGCCGCACGGCTCCGGCAGGAAAATCGCGAACTCAAGGGCAAGGCCCCGTCCGATGACACGCTGATCGGGGACAGTCCGCATATCGCGCAGTTGCGGCAGAAGATCATGCGAATCGCCTCGACCAATTCCCGTGTGCTGATTTCAGGCGCGTCGGGAACGGGAAAGGAGCTGATTGCCCGGCTGATTCACCGGCAGAGCAACCGCGCCGCAGGACCCTTCAAGGCCGTCAATGCCGCCTCCATGGTCCCTGAACGGGTCGAAGAAGAGCTTTTCGGCGTCGAAGGCGTTGACGGGGTAGAGAAATCCGGCCTGCTGGAGCGCGCCCATAAGGGCACGCTCTATCTGGACGAAGTGGCTGACATGCCCTTGGAAACGCAGGGAAAACTACTTCGCCTTCTGGTCGAGCAGCGGTTTCAGCGGATCGGCGGTCGCGACGATGTGCAGGTCGATGTTCGGGTCATCACATCCAGTTCCCGCGATCTTTCGGAGCTGGTCAATCTGGGCCGGTTCCGTGAGGATCTGTTTCACCGTCTCAATGTCATGCCGCTCGAAGCGCCGTCTTTGTGCGAGCGCCGCGACGATATTCCGTTGCTGGTCGATCATTTCATCGGGCAGCTGGCCTCTTCGACCGGGCTGCCGAGGCGTCAGATCGGACCGGACGCGATGGCAGCGCTGCAGGCCCATGACTGGCCCGGCAATGTCCGGCAGTTGCGTAACAATGTCGAACGGCTGCTGATCCTGGCGACAGGCGATCCGACGCAACCGATCACCTTGTCGACCCTGCCACCGGAAGTGTCCGTCGTGCGCGGGGGGCAGGGGCCGGACGATAGCGAACGCATGATCGCCCTGACCCTGCGCGACGCCCGCGAACATTTCGAACGGCAATATCTGCAGGCGCAAATTGACCGTTTTGGCGGCAATATTTCACGCACAGCCACATTTGTCGGGATGGAGCGATCGGCCTTGCATCGCAAACTCAAGTCGCTAGGCTTGAACACGAGCAGCGGTACTTCTGCCGCACAGGCGGACGCCGACAGCTAG
- the trkA gene encoding Trk system potassium transporter TrkA, whose amino-acid sequence MRVIICGAGRVGYGLATRLAVENNTVTIVDTSADLIRQITTDLDVRGVVGHGSHPDILVRAGIENADMIIAVTQYDEVNMVACQIAHSLFDVPTKVARVRAQAYLEAQYNDLYSRENMPIDIIISPEIEIGKAILRRLSTPGAFNVVPFADGLVQFLGVRIGEDCPIIDTPIRQIPDLFTGLHAAIVGIRRDGQLFAPNPDDPLEVGDDAYFVTRAEHATRLLEVVGTREAKARHVVIIGGGSIGTYVARALEDQSGVRVRVIEANKERAEIAATELPRTVILHGDAMNADVQEEAGSGKADMLICLTDDDKTNILSSILGKKLGARHTIALLNERPMQELQRDLDIDMIIDPRASTVSSILRHVRRGRILDVYMLNQGEAEVLEGEVMETSIFAGKTLREAGIDDGVAIGAIVRDGKVMMPEPTLMLKEGDRVVLLAERAALRDIEALFRVGVELY is encoded by the coding sequence ATGCGTGTGATCATCTGCGGTGCTGGCCGTGTCGGCTATGGTCTGGCGACACGTCTGGCGGTTGAAAACAATACGGTGACAATTGTCGACACGTCTGCGGATCTGATCCGTCAGATCACGACGGACCTGGATGTGCGCGGCGTCGTCGGTCACGGCTCTCATCCGGATATTCTGGTGCGCGCCGGTATCGAAAATGCCGACATGATCATCGCCGTGACCCAATATGACGAAGTCAATATGGTGGCCTGTCAGATCGCCCACTCCCTGTTCGATGTCCCGACTAAAGTCGCGCGCGTACGCGCCCAGGCCTATCTCGAAGCGCAGTATAACGACCTCTATTCGCGCGAAAACATGCCGATCGATATCATCATCTCGCCTGAGATCGAGATCGGCAAGGCTATCCTGCGCCGCCTTTCGACGCCCGGCGCGTTCAATGTCGTCCCGTTTGCAGACGGCCTGGTCCAGTTTCTGGGCGTCCGCATTGGCGAGGACTGCCCCATCATTGATACGCCCATCCGCCAGATCCCGGACCTGTTCACGGGCTTGCACGCCGCGATCGTCGGTATTCGTCGCGACGGGCAGCTCTTTGCGCCCAACCCGGACGATCCCCTTGAAGTCGGTGATGACGCCTATTTCGTAACCCGGGCCGAGCATGCGACGCGCCTGCTCGAAGTCGTCGGTACCCGCGAGGCCAAAGCGCGGCATGTGGTCATTATTGGGGGCGGCAGTATCGGAACCTATGTCGCGCGGGCGCTGGAAGATCAGTCGGGGGTCCGTGTTCGCGTCATCGAAGCCAATAAGGAACGGGCCGAGATCGCCGCGACGGAATTGCCGCGTACCGTCATTCTGCACGGCGACGCCATGAATGCCGATGTTCAGGAAGAGGCCGGGTCCGGCAAAGCCGATATGCTGATCTGTCTGACGGATGACGACAAGACTAATATTCTGTCATCCATTCTCGGCAAAAAACTCGGCGCTCGCCACACGATCGCCCTTCTGAACGAACGTCCGATGCAGGAATTGCAGCGTGATCTGGATATCGACATGATCATCGATCCGCGCGCATCTACCGTATCATCCATCCTTCGGCATGTCCGCCGTGGCCGCATTCTCGACGTCTACATGCTCAATCAGGGCGAAGCCGAAGTCCTGGAAGGCGAGGTCATGGAAACCTCGATCTTTGCGGGTAAGACATTGCGCGAAGCCGGCATCGACGACGGCGTGGCCATCGGCGCGATCGTCCGTGACGGCAAGGTGATGATGCCGGAACCGACCTTGATGCTGAAAGAGGGCGATCGGGTCGTCCTGCTGGCGGAACGCGCCGCCCTGCGCGACATCGAAGCGCTGTTCCGCGTCGGTGTCGAGCTGTACTGA
- a CDS encoding TrkH family potassium uptake protein: MLRILLWLGYALLVSATFMAIAACVGLLMLELREAGLMLSLAILSGLVGALMLTASFRTTSRESASGAILFLMLFWSVVPLVCAMPFYVLGGTPSIGTALFEGVSTMTTTGASTLDPDSLSDTLLFWRAFLQFFGGVSAATFAVVILAALNLTGTGIHRSGLFTFRTGELFPKMIRIGRLVGAIYLFLALVAFVLMVMAGTEAFTALCLALSGISTGGLQPFVGPISNVLNPFAAIILALLCLFGAFNVSILWDFMRIRRFRQFLKLIVHVEHRGLLGIAAGLVILTVIFAELSSLGAGLLDAIFFASSAGYRYDVISIDMVPAPVLIAVALIGGSALSTAGGIKVIRLLLLFRHLGTDMARLSHPSRVKPIEFRSSAIGDDEFLSIWMYFFGYSLCFAVGALALAASGLNLQDSLATSAASLSNMGPLLDMTLPASGLRYQDFNGLQMIVSGGLMLIGRVEVLVALSLLIPANWQQ, translated from the coding sequence ATGCTGCGCATTCTGCTGTGGCTGGGTTACGCGCTACTGGTCAGCGCGACCTTCATGGCGATCGCTGCCTGCGTCGGCCTGCTTATGCTGGAACTACGCGAAGCCGGTTTGATGCTCTCCCTCGCCATCCTGTCGGGGCTGGTCGGGGCCCTCATGCTGACCGCCAGCTTCCGCACGACCAGTCGCGAAAGCGCATCTGGCGCAATCCTGTTTTTGATGCTGTTCTGGAGTGTCGTGCCGCTTGTCTGCGCGATGCCCTTTTATGTTTTGGGGGGCACGCCGTCGATCGGTACGGCTCTGTTCGAGGGCGTGTCCACAATGACGACGACAGGGGCGAGCACGCTCGATCCGGACAGTCTGTCAGATACGTTGCTGTTCTGGCGCGCCTTTCTGCAATTTTTCGGCGGGGTCAGCGCGGCGACCTTTGCCGTTGTCATTCTCGCGGCGCTGAACCTGACAGGGACAGGCATCCATCGATCCGGCCTGTTCACTTTCCGCACCGGCGAACTTTTTCCGAAAATGATCCGGATCGGGCGTCTGGTCGGGGCGATCTATCTGTTTCTGGCTCTGGTCGCCTTCGTGCTGATGGTTATGGCCGGAACCGAAGCCTTCACAGCGCTCTGCCTGGCCCTGTCCGGCATCAGCACGGGCGGGTTGCAACCTTTTGTCGGGCCGATATCCAATGTGCTGAACCCGTTTGCCGCCATCATTCTGGCGCTGCTCTGCCTGTTCGGGGCTTTCAACGTCTCGATCCTGTGGGATTTTATGCGGATCCGCCGGTTCCGTCAGTTCCTGAAGCTGATCGTTCACGTCGAACATCGGGGCTTGCTTGGCATTGCGGCCGGGCTGGTTATCCTGACGGTCATATTCGCCGAACTGAGCTCACTCGGGGCCGGTCTTCTGGACGCCATCTTTTTCGCTAGTTCTGCGGGCTACCGCTATGACGTGATCAGTATCGACATGGTGCCGGCCCCGGTCCTGATTGCTGTGGCGCTGATCGGCGGCTCCGCCCTTTCGACGGCGGGCGGCATCAAGGTGATCCGGTTATTGCTGCTGTTTCGTCATCTTGGAACCGACATGGCGCGCCTGTCACATCCATCCCGCGTCAAGCCGATCGAGTTTCGCAGTAGCGCCATCGGCGACGATGAATTTCTGTCGATCTGGATGTATTTCTTCGGCTATTCGCTCTGTTTCGCCGTCGGGGCGCTGGCGCTGGCGGCGAGCGGCCTGAATCTGCAGGACTCGCTCGCGACGTCGGCAGCCAGCCTCTCCAATATGGGGCCGCTACTGGATATGACGCTTCCCGCATCGGGACTGCGCTATCAGGATTTCAATGGCTTGCAGATGATCGTGTCTGGCGGATTGATGCTGATCGGGCGGGTGGAAGTTCTGGTCGCCCTGTCGCTGCTTATTCCAGCAAACTGGCAGCAATAG